Proteins encoded within one genomic window of Alteribacter populi:
- a CDS encoding metallophosphoesterase family protein — translation MKALIVSDSHGWREELKQVIDRHQEEVDIMIHCGDSEIEPGSPELSGVKTVKGNCDFYKDFPEEIVEETAGVRFFAGHGHLLNVKMSSLQLKYKGEESNADVICFGHSHVPTAFTEDGMVFINPGSIRLPRQVTVGTYVIADITAEKADVTFYSLEGEEVKELGETFQR, via the coding sequence TTGAAGGCATTAATTGTTAGTGATAGTCATGGGTGGCGAGAGGAATTAAAGCAAGTGATCGACCGCCATCAAGAAGAAGTGGATATTATGATTCACTGTGGAGACTCTGAAATCGAACCGGGATCACCAGAATTATCAGGTGTAAAAACAGTGAAGGGAAATTGTGATTTTTATAAAGATTTTCCTGAGGAAATCGTAGAAGAAACAGCAGGCGTTCGTTTCTTTGCAGGCCACGGCCACCTCTTAAACGTGAAAATGTCCTCACTCCAACTTAAATACAAAGGCGAAGAAAGCAATGCAGATGTGATTTGCTTCGGACACTCCCACGTCCCCACCGCATTTACGGAAGATGGAATGGTTTTTATTAATCCCGGAAGCATCCGACTTCCAAGGCAAGTAACAGTGGGTACTTATGTCATTGCAGATATTACTGCAGAAAAAGCAGACGTCACCTTTTATTCTCTTGAAGGAGAAGAAGTGAAAGAGTTAGGTGAAACATTCCAAAGATAG
- a CDS encoding XTP/dITP diphosphatase yields the protein MREVIIATKNPGKVKEFQAFFEKRSIQVTSLLDVEELDDVVEDGETFEDNAIKKAETIGKALGKPVIADDSGLEVDALNGAPGVYSARYAGNMKSDQANNEKLLRELKGVPGEERTARFVCVLAVYLPGTNSSVFRGTCEGKIAEEKKGEHGFGYDPLFYVPSKNKMMAELTREEKNEISHRANALTQLDNQWDSLLNH from the coding sequence GTGAGAGAAGTCATAATTGCGACTAAAAATCCTGGTAAGGTCAAAGAATTTCAAGCTTTTTTTGAAAAGAGAAGTATTCAGGTTACTTCCTTGCTCGATGTGGAAGAGCTAGACGATGTCGTAGAAGATGGTGAAACATTTGAAGACAATGCAATAAAAAAAGCAGAAACGATCGGTAAAGCTTTAGGTAAGCCAGTCATTGCTGACGACTCCGGCCTAGAAGTGGATGCTTTAAACGGAGCCCCTGGTGTTTATTCCGCCCGATATGCAGGGAATATGAAAAGTGATCAGGCAAATAATGAAAAGCTTTTACGTGAACTAAAAGGTGTACCGGGAGAAGAGAGGACAGCCAGGTTTGTATGTGTTTTAGCGGTATACCTTCCTGGAACTAATTCATCTGTTTTCAGAGGAACGTGTGAAGGAAAAATTGCAGAAGAAAAAAAAGGAGAGCACGGATTTGGTTATGACCCTCTGTTTTACGTTCCGTCCAAAAATAAAATGATGGCGGAGTTGACTCGAGAGGAGAAAAACGAAATCAGCCATCGCGCAAACGCCTTAACACAATTAGACAACCAATGGGACTCACTCCTAAACCACTAA
- the rph gene encoding ribonuclease PH — translation MRVDGRQNDELRNVKIEANYIKHPEGSVLISFGDTKVICSASIEDRVPPFMRGQGKGWITAEYSMLPRATEQRNIRESSKGKLSGRTMEIQRLIGRALRSVVNLDVIGERTVWIDCDVIQADGGTRTASVTGAFVAMCLAFQKGMTQKMFKEFPVKEYLAAVSVGVDSNQGSILDLNYTEDSKAEVDMNVILTGKGEYVEIQGTGEEATFSRSQLNDMLDLAEKGLKELFVLQKETLGDAALHIEDPVFKKESEQ, via the coding sequence ATGCGTGTTGATGGTCGACAAAACGATGAATTGCGTAATGTAAAGATAGAAGCAAACTACATAAAACACCCAGAAGGTTCTGTTTTGATCTCTTTTGGGGATACGAAAGTGATTTGCTCCGCTAGTATAGAAGACAGGGTTCCCCCATTTATGAGAGGTCAGGGAAAAGGTTGGATTACTGCTGAATATTCCATGCTTCCACGAGCAACTGAACAACGAAACATTCGTGAATCTTCCAAAGGAAAACTTTCTGGAAGAACAATGGAAATTCAACGTCTCATTGGACGTGCCCTTCGTTCAGTTGTTAACCTTGATGTCATTGGTGAAAGAACGGTTTGGATTGACTGTGACGTGATCCAAGCAGATGGTGGGACTCGCACAGCCTCCGTTACAGGAGCATTTGTCGCAATGTGTCTCGCGTTTCAAAAAGGAATGACACAAAAAATGTTTAAAGAATTTCCGGTAAAAGAATACTTAGCAGCCGTTTCTGTTGGCGTAGATTCGAATCAAGGCTCGATCTTGGACTTGAATTACACTGAAGATTCTAAAGCCGAAGTTGATATGAATGTGATTTTAACCGGAAAAGGTGAATATGTAGAGATTCAAGGAACCGGAGAAGAAGCAACATTCTCAAGAAGTCAATTAAACGACATGCTTGATTTAGCTGAAAAAGGACTAAAAGAACTGTTTGTCTTGCAAAAAGAAACACTAGGGGATGCCGCTCTTCATATTGAAGATCCTGTTTTCAAAAAGGAGTCAGAACAATGA
- a CDS encoding GerMN domain-containing protein — MLHRIRKSWWMLLLSAAVLAACGSVDEAQETLEEVDPPQYVEDEEELGLEEEMDEELFEGLDEELEEELEQELNGDEEVAEETEEKGGTAVEGEDKGETAEETAMLELYLMDKNGMVTPQALDLPSSESDVLQSMAYLVKDGPVTELLPNGFQAVLPSGTEVLDANITEEGVAVVDFSSDFEEYRAEDELKILQSVTWTLTQFDDIDRVQIKIGGEEQEVMPQNGTPVAEGYTRSHGINLETGDLSDLSNTKPVTVYFLSQNEDQTYYVPVTRRVSSTDDTYTAVVDELLKGPDMLTSLLTDFRNEAELVEEPSYRDGTVTLNFNDGLLSQLEGTALSEHVVNMLVLSLTEQEEVEQVAIEVDEHDDQLMVSSGETITEPVTRPVTVNTGKY, encoded by the coding sequence ATGCTTCATCGAATACGAAAATCATGGTGGATGCTACTACTGTCAGCAGCTGTCCTTGCAGCTTGCGGATCAGTAGATGAGGCGCAAGAAACTTTAGAGGAAGTAGATCCGCCGCAATATGTGGAGGATGAGGAAGAGTTAGGACTTGAAGAAGAAATGGACGAAGAGCTATTTGAAGGATTAGATGAGGAATTGGAAGAAGAATTAGAACAAGAGTTAAATGGGGACGAGGAAGTGGCGGAAGAGACTGAAGAAAAAGGTGGCACTGCCGTAGAGGGTGAAGACAAAGGTGAAACTGCTGAAGAGACAGCCATGCTTGAGCTTTACTTAATGGATAAAAACGGAATGGTGACGCCGCAAGCCTTAGATTTGCCAAGTTCAGAAAGTGATGTCCTTCAATCGATGGCTTATTTAGTTAAAGACGGGCCAGTTACGGAACTTTTGCCAAATGGTTTTCAAGCAGTATTACCTTCAGGTACAGAAGTTCTTGATGCTAATATTACAGAAGAGGGTGTAGCGGTCGTTGACTTTTCTTCTGATTTTGAAGAATACCGTGCTGAAGATGAGTTGAAAATCTTACAGTCGGTTACGTGGACATTGACCCAATTCGATGATATTGATCGTGTGCAAATTAAAATTGGCGGAGAGGAGCAAGAAGTGATGCCACAAAATGGGACACCTGTGGCAGAAGGGTATACACGTTCCCATGGCATCAACCTTGAAACGGGTGACTTAAGTGATCTTTCAAATACGAAGCCAGTCACTGTATATTTCCTTTCTCAGAATGAAGATCAAACTTACTACGTTCCGGTTACTCGCCGTGTATCTTCAACTGATGACACCTATACGGCAGTTGTAGATGAACTGTTAAAAGGACCTGATATGTTAACGTCACTTTTAACTGACTTTAGAAATGAAGCAGAGCTAGTTGAGGAGCCTTCATATCGGGACGGTACAGTAACGCTAAACTTTAACGATGGATTGTTAAGCCAATTAGAAGGCACGGCACTATCAGAGCATGTAGTCAATATGCTTGTTCTTTCGTTAACTGAACAAGAAGAGGTTGAACAAGTCGCCATTGAAGTAGATGAGCATGATGATCAATTGATGGTGAGTTCAGGTGAAACGATTACAGAACCGGTTACAAGACCCGTCACAGTGAACACTGGAAAATACTAA
- the racE gene encoding glutamate racemase: MKKPIGVIDSGVGGLTVVSELLRQLPKEEVIYIGDTARCPYGPRHVEEVRTYTWEMIDYLLRNDVKMLVIACNTATAVVLEEAKQRLSIPVIGVIHPGAIAALKVTENDHVGVIGTVGTILSKAYEKALLSIHDKVRVESLPCPRFVPLVEKGIITGEVAEKVVAETLEPIVETGIDSLILGCTHYPLLESVIQKVVGEDIKVICSGDETAREVSALLYHNDLLYTGDRKPKHQFYSTGPSETFKNIANQWLSISVEVVHEISLTNSIKE, encoded by the coding sequence TTGAAAAAACCAATAGGCGTAATTGATTCAGGGGTAGGTGGGCTAACTGTAGTCTCTGAATTGCTACGCCAATTACCGAAAGAAGAAGTTATTTATATTGGGGATACTGCACGGTGCCCTTATGGCCCCAGACATGTTGAAGAAGTTCGAACCTACACATGGGAAATGATTGATTATTTGCTTCGTAATGACGTGAAGATGCTCGTTATTGCTTGTAATACGGCTACAGCGGTCGTATTAGAAGAGGCGAAGCAAAGACTTTCTATACCTGTGATCGGTGTTATCCATCCCGGGGCTATTGCAGCTTTAAAAGTGACGGAGAATGATCACGTAGGAGTAATCGGAACAGTAGGGACAATTTTAAGCAAAGCGTATGAAAAAGCGCTTTTAAGCATTCATGATAAAGTGAGGGTAGAGAGTCTTCCTTGTCCGAGATTCGTTCCTCTTGTAGAAAAAGGGATTATTACTGGAGAGGTTGCTGAAAAGGTAGTGGCGGAGACCCTCGAACCGATCGTTGAAACTGGTATCGACAGTCTGATTTTAGGCTGTACTCATTATCCGCTTCTTGAGAGTGTAATTCAAAAAGTTGTCGGTGAGGACATCAAGGTCATTTGCTCAGGCGATGAAACCGCTCGAGAAGTGAGTGCACTCCTCTATCATAATGACCTGTTATATACAGGTGATCGCAAGCCAAAGCATCAGTTCTACTCAACAGGACCGAGTGAAACATTTAAAAATATTGCCAATCAGTGGTTATCAATCTCGGTAGAAGTCGTCCACGAAATTAGTCTTACAAACAGTATCAAAGAATAA
- a CDS encoding MarR family winged helix-turn-helix transcriptional regulator: protein MNTQQVAQIEKSLRMIADIVKQKGREILNEFPITPPQFVALQWLHEYGDMTIGELSSKMYLACSTTTDLVDRMEKNELVERVKDSNDRRVVRIHLLDKGATIIKEVINQRQAYLQGILDDFSPEQVDFLDRSLTYLFDEMKKDAKTWKSF, encoded by the coding sequence ATGAATACACAGCAAGTCGCTCAAATTGAAAAATCTTTACGAATGATTGCCGACATTGTCAAACAAAAAGGGAGAGAGATTCTTAACGAATTTCCGATCACTCCTCCTCAATTTGTCGCGCTTCAATGGCTTCATGAATATGGTGATATGACAATCGGTGAATTGTCCTCAAAAATGTATTTAGCGTGCAGTACAACGACAGATCTCGTTGATCGTATGGAAAAAAATGAATTAGTTGAGCGAGTGAAAGATTCTAATGACCGTCGAGTTGTGAGAATTCACTTATTAGATAAAGGTGCGACAATTATTAAAGAAGTAATCAATCAGAGGCAAGCTTATTTACAAGGAATTCTAGACGATTTTTCACCAGAACAAGTAGACTTCTTGGATCGTAGTTTAACTTATCTTTTTGACGAAATGAAAAAAGATGCTAAAACATGGAAGTCATTCTAA